The proteins below are encoded in one region of Lactuca sativa cultivar Salinas chromosome 3, Lsat_Salinas_v11, whole genome shotgun sequence:
- the LOC111875849 gene encoding cinnamoyl-CoA reductase-like SNL6: MGVVRTDESRRAEIEEFRRMLLSCSGVVLKVTTEEEYNRRQVPAANRNEYTADQKLVCVTSGVSFLGIAIVKKLLLRGYSVRIIVDNEEDIERLREIEITEEAGGRSNITSNNQIGVVQANFNERGSLMEAFDGCCAVFHTAAFIDPSGLSGYSKIMAEVEARAAENIAEACAATSSVRNYVLTSSLLTCIWRDISDSCLSPVVDHNTWSDESFCKRKKLWYALGKLKAEHVSWKIAKEKGLKMATICSGLVTGPRYFCTNPSSTIAYLKGGQDMYDYGLLATVDVDKLADAHVYVYEEMNKSGGGRYVCYDKVVCSPNEVQSLEEETGVHINTSSNDFEFRFVLSNRKLDRLLSQVYRCSNLN, from the exons ATGGGTGTCGTACGGACAGACGAGAGTCGGAGAGCTGAGATCGAGGAGTTCCGGCGGATGCTGCTATCCTGCTCCGGCGTTGTCCTCAAGGTTACAACCGAAGAAGAGTACAACCGCCGGCAAGTGCCAGCAGCTAACAGAAACGAATACACAGCAGATCAGAAGCTTGTATGCGTCACAAGCGGCGTCTCTTTCCTTGGAATCGCTATTGTGAAGAAATTATTACTCAGAGGCTATTCCGTTCGGATCATCGTCGATAACGAag AAGATATTGAGCGATTGAGGGAGATAGAAATTACAGAGGAGGCAGGAGGAAGATCGAACATTACAAGCAACAATCAGATCGGAGTTGTTCAGGCGAATTTCAACGAACGTGGAAGCTTAATGGAAGCTTTCGATGGATGTTGTGCTGTATTTCATACGGCGGCTTTCATTGATCCGAGTGGACTCTCCGGCTACTCA AAAATAATGGCGGAAGTTGAAGCAAGAGCAGCAGAAAATATAGCGGAAGCCTGTGCTGCCACGTCATCAGTTAGGAACTATGTGCTTACATCTTCTCTATTGACATGCATTTGGAGAGACATTTCCGATAGCTGCCTTTCTCCTGTAGTAGATCACAATACATGGAGTGATGAATCCTTTTGCAAACGCAAAAAG TTATGGTATGCTTTGGGGAAGTTGAAAGCAGAACACGTGTCATGGAAAATAGCCAAggaaaaagggttgaaaatggcGACAATATGCTCTGGTCTTGTAACTGGACCACGTTACTTTTGTACAAATCCATCATCCACGATAGCATACCTCAAAG GTGGTCAAGATATGTATGACTACGGTTTATTAGCCACTGTTGACGTTGATAAATTAGCAGATGCACATGTATATGTATACGAGGAAATGAACAAAAGTGGTGGTGGGAGGTACGTTTGCTATGACAAAGTCGTTTGTAGCCCAAACGAGGTTCAAAGTTTAGAAGAGGAAACAGGGGTTCATATAAACACGTCTTCAAATGATTTTGAATTCCGATTTGTTTTGTCAAACAGAAAGCTTGATCGATTATTGTCCCAAGTGTATAGATGTTCAAATTTAAATTAG